The sequence ATCTTTCGGACACCAAATCATTGCAGCCCGAATGTGTGGCTACGCAGCCGCTTCAGAGCGATGCAACAAAACGAGTGCTAAGTCACCTGTCGAAGGTCGACTTGCAGCACCCTCGTATTCCGCAGCTACCTGCATTTCTGCTTTGGTGAATGGCGGTTAAATCATACACATCATCCTTGCCGCCAACCACAGGGTCCGATCTTCCCTGTGCTCCTTGTTGTGCCCAGATCACTGGGTTTAGATGGTGTGTCATTTCCTGCCTACATTTTCAGACCGGAGGCCCCAGTTTGACATGCTTGGGGAGGAAATGATGGGACTGGAACAGATGAAATAATACGGTGGCTCAATATACGTGTTAATGGCATGTTTGATTTAGTTTTGTCTCATTACATctgtgatgatttttttttggactctcaCCCTGGAGGTCGGTGCTTCTGGCTCAACCTTCACCAAAAATCCCCGGGTGAAGCCGTGCACATAAAGTGCCTTAAATTGTATTGCTGCCCCTCACTCAAATTCATAAATTTGACTGCATCTCATCACGTTTTGGAAATGTCGACACACCGACTCGCCGTCTTATTAAATTTAAACCACCACATGATACGTCGCGCCCGATTATTTCCCTTTTCAGCCTCCTGCTGTCTGGGACTTGTGTAGTGTTTGTACAGCTGTCTCCTCAGTGCTGAATAGAAGAAAAGAATGTGGACTCTGTTGGTCTGAAAGCTCGAATTGACCTGAAAGGAGATGGAAAAATTGCCACGCTGTCACCCGAAATGTTGCCGTCTGACACCCTTCTTTATGTGTCTTATTGATTGATTGCAGAGAAACTTATTTCTGTTTCCCTTAAACTCCGCAAGGCATTAAAGGTATATCCGTAAAGTGTTTTGTGTTCGCTTTGTATGCCAGCGTTCGTCTAGGGATGTTTTACCTTGACTCGATCGCCGCAGCAAGACCCTTTTCTCTCTGACGGCTCACTATTTCAAGTTGGAGGAAGGCGGCGAGCGTTCTCTCTGCATCACTTTcgcttgtttcttttttgtcaaaGCCATGGCCATCCTTATCGTCACTGAGAACTACCTGGAGTTCGGTCTAGAGACGGGTTAGTGTTCCGCTTTCTTACGAATGACCCTGCCCAGAGCAAACTTTCAATCCATTCAGCTGCAGGAAGTGAGTCTGAGTCCTTTCAACTTTTCTCCATCCCTAGGCTTTGCTAACTTCTCTGACAGTGCTCTACACTTCCTGCAGAACCAGGGTTTAGAGTCCCAGTAAGTATAAAATCTGTATTCTCATGgaatcatgtttgttttctctgctttcaTGAGTTCTTTAAGTGGGGAAAGTACAGCAGCATCTCACtgtattttctctttcacaGGGGTCCCATATCGAAATTTACCTTCAAACTGCTCCTGGCCCTTCTCTGCTCCCTGATTGGTGCATTTCTAACTTTTCCTGGTTTACGATTGGCCCAGATGCACCTCGATGCGCTCAATCTGACCACAGCCAGATTCACACAGTGAGTCCACCACAGTAATTgttaattgtgtgttttcatcctTACCGATGACCTCTTTCAGTCACAGCAGTCTTTATTAAAACGAGACCTTTTTAGGGTCTCCAAAAGTTAAACTCTTTGTTCCTTTTGTTCTTGAAGGTGGTGCGAGTTGCAAGATAACTGAAATGACAACATGCACACCATCTTGTTCATTTTACAATCAATGCAGACGTCAGTTTTCGATTGGAGTAGGTCTACTACTTTTCTCATTGATAAAAAGGAAGTAAAAGTCCACTGAAGTTCATCCGTGCtattcaattaaaataaaactcgACCACACTATTCAAGTTTCTTTTCCcacagtttaaaaagaaattcttAAACTACATAttgttcttttaaaaaaaacccgcaGGTTATCTTCTCACCTTTTGTGGAAAGTAGCTTTGATAGCTGAAACGTTATTTCTCACTGTCGActtcaaaatgaagaaaagattTTATTAGCCGTTTTTGTTTCTCCATGAATTATCAAAGGTCGTCTCCTTAACTGGACTTCTCCTTTTACTCCCTTTTCTACAGGACGCTGCTTTATATcaacttcctgtctcctcttaTCATGGTCCTGCTTTGGGTGAAGCCCATCAGCAAGGACTACATCATGAACCCCACTCTGGACAAGGAGAGCGTGCCTCTGTAAGTAAAGGTAATCCGGTGCTAAAGGTTGGATAATAAATGAGATCATATGCATAAACTGTAAAGGACCGTTGCCAGTGTGTTTtaaggcaaacaggaagtggttgatTAGTGGCCGAGTCGGTCGGACTACCTTGATACCTAATAACCTTCCATTCAAATGAGGGATGGGATGATAATAATGCAAAgctgtgaaaaaataaaataagcaattACTACTTTTGTGCTAGAAAATGGATGTAAACAATGCCGCAGCAGTTATGAAAATAGAGTTTGTGACTCGGTGAGATAAGGGATGTGTTCAGCTGACAGATGACGTGACAATCTACTTGTAGAATAAGACTGAACAATTTAGTCTCACCTCAGGGAATGCTCTTTGTTGTATGTCTAACTCGTTTTCGCTCGTTAGCATTCACGAAGATAGCATCTTTAATTTGTTGTCAAACTTTATTTTCCCACGCCGACAGCGGCTGCGATATCATCAAGGTCAAACATGATTGAGCCCAATTTCCTGTCACCATTCCCCgttttcaccttttccttttttttatctcttaaCTACCCTCGGATACCTCTTTCTTCTGAGTTGTTTGACTCCATTGCTGTTACTATATTTCCCACGCATCTCATTGTCTCTGCCTACCATCCAAGTGATGGAGCAGATTTGAGACGTGTTGCGTTTGCAGGCCCTTCATCCCCTCATcctccccgtctctctcactGACTCATCTATTCTTTCCAGGATGACCGAGCAGACGTTTGACACGTTGCGGTTATGGACCATCATACTGCTGTGCGTGCTCCGGCTCGCTATGATGAGACACCATCTGCAGGCCTACCTCAACTTGGCCCAGAAGTGCGTGGACCAGATGAAGAAGGAAGCGGGACGGATTAGCACCGTGGACCTGCAAAAGATGGTGAATAACGTAGTCGTTGCATAAATCGCTCTGCTTGTCTGCCTCATTTTGCAAATGTTAGAGCATGGAGTTTATAATCCCATTTAATAAGTGGTCGTGTTGAGTGATAATACGAGCATTACTTTGAGTTGAAcctgttttattgtgattgttgCGTTACTCGTCCAATGGTCTTCATCTTCAGCACAAatttctacattttatattgATATGTTCCGTGATTAAGGCGGTCAACAGGCCGTACGCCTAAATCAGCTGATTGAAGAGCTTGTTTCAGAGAAGCGAAGAACAGCTAGCTCCTCCAAGGCTTCAAAGATGTGTCTGTAAAACCCGTAGTAATGCATTTCTCTGATTTAATGCAGGTCGCACGTGTTTTTTACTACTTGTGTGTAATCGCACTACAGTATGTGGCACCACTGGTGATGCTGTTGCATACGACTTTGCTGCTAAAAACCTTAGGTGAGTCACGAACTtctgtgattatttttttcccagtttGGCATCTCTAGCTGTTTTCTACCTTTTACCTTGTTTACTACAGGTGGACACTCCTGGTGGGTCTACCCTGAAGAAGACCTGCCTTGCACCCACGAAATGAGCACTTTGATGGGTGCAGCACCAGTAACGGCGCCGACCCCAGCTCCGGTGGCTGAAACGGGAGCCCGGGCATCAGTAGCCCAGCTGTCGGTGGCCCTGGGGGGCTTGAGGACTGTCTTCAGCCCCTTGCTTTTCCGGGGTCTCTTCTCCTTCATTGCTTGGTGGATTGCTGCCTGCCTATTCTCCACCTCCCTCTTTGGGCTATTCTATCATCAGTATCTCATGGCGGCGTAGCATCGCCAGTCCAGGATTGGCAGACCCCCCCCACTGGGTCACTGTGTTCAGCCTATCAGAAAGGACTGAGTGGGGGCAACACTGATGACTGATTCACAACTCCTCTTTTCCATCGTCCCTCCTTCTGCCCACCTAACGAGGACTGACCAGAACTCCCGTGCTTCCTGTATGGAGGACTCTGTGAACTCGTCgtctttctttgttgttgtttttgtctgtttactaCTCCGActacttccttttttttaattggggAGCGACTTTGATAACCCGTAATAACATACAAACTGAAGTAGCAGTTAGATTAAGGAGATGTTTCGTGTTTTCAGGGTGAAATTTGAAGGATGAGAAGTAAGATAAGAGTTTAATGTTCTTTTAAAGTCTCATTTCGAAATTCATCAAGGTACTTCATGATTTTAATAGAGTAACAGCTTCATGATATCTGCTTCTTTTAGCAGATCTATCCTCTCTGGAGATGTTCAGCGAAAAACTtgcaaattcatttttattatacatgttttcttaattgttgagggggggggggggtataactTCCATACATATGCCCCATATGTGTCTTTTGATCAAatctttaaatgtgtttctaaatTGATATTGCCAGAGGTTACAAAAGAGTCGAGGAGAGTTTTAAATTTTGTGCCAAGGACCAATctgtttggaggaggaggaagatgaagaaggagCAGACTGTGGATGTTGGGTTGAGCTGCTATGCAGCgaacgtttttgttttgtgttttgtttggggggagGGGCATGAAGAAGAGTTTTACCTGCAGAGGAGAGAAGTTTCTCATTGGCTTGAATctgtatttaaatgtgtaattGACAGTTGTCAAGGCAACGACCTtgggttttaaaatgaaatgaaacatatttGTTACGGTTCAGTTGCTTTGTGACCTCCCTGTTTTACTCTGAGCCAGTTTTACAATCTGAgatgatttgggggggggggagaaacagcCCTTATAGCTGGAGCTCAGTTCAGGTGCGTCTAGTAAAGGAGCCCTGCTGTCGTTCAGCTGGAATCTCAAAGGGCATTGTGATCACAAGGAGACGGCAAGTTGCTCCTCCATAATGCTCTGCTTTCCTTATCCATTAATTTTAAACTCATCTGAAGCAAGTCAGTTTGTAAAAGTctctttcttta comes from Brachionichthys hirsutus isolate HB-005 unplaced genomic scaffold, CSIRO-AGI_Bhir_v1 contig_668, whole genome shotgun sequence and encodes:
- the LOC137916326 gene encoding transmembrane protein 161B-like encodes the protein MVMASVIQKIIPHYSFARWLLCSGSLRWYQHPTENELRSLAGKQKGQKKKDRKYNGHIDNKPLTVPKDIDLQLETKCITEVDTLALHYFPEFQWLVDFTVAATVVYLITELYYSVTQASGEMNISVVWCLLVLAFVIKTLFSLTAHYFKLEEGGERSLCITFACFFFVKAMAILIVTENYLEFGLETGFANFSDSALHFLQNQGLESQGPISKFTFKLLLALLCSLIGAFLTFPGLRLAQMHLDALNLTTARFTQTLLYINFLSPLIMVLLWVKPISKDYIMNPTLDKESVPLMTEQTFDTLRLWTIILLCVLRLAMMRHHLQAYLNLAQKCVDQMKKEAGRISTVDLQKMVARVFYYLCVIALQYVAPLVMLLHTTLLLKTLGGHSWWVYPEEDLPCTHEMSTLMGAAPVTAPTPAPVAETGARASVAQLSVALGGLRTVFSPLLFRGLFSFIAWWIAACLFSTSLFGLFYHQYLMAA